A single Lactuca sativa cultivar Salinas chromosome 8, Lsat_Salinas_v11, whole genome shotgun sequence DNA region contains:
- the LOC111904016 gene encoding thioredoxin-like protein Clot, producing MPLKMADATLSTFNTVFEKFKSEAPNNKSNLILFLADIEPSTNLSWCPDCVRAEPVIYKKLESSSDDVALLRAYVGDRPTWRNPQHPWRVDSKFKLKGVPTLILWENGEVKGRLEDHEAHIERKIDALIATK from the exons ATGCCTTTGAAAATGGCGGACGCAACCTTATCGACCTTCAACACCGTTTTCGAGAAATTCAAATCCGAAGCACCAAACAACAAAAGCAATCTCATCTTGTTCTTGGCTGATATCGAACCTTCCACTAATCTCAGTTGGTGCCCTG atTGTGTGCGAGCTGAACCAGTTATATACAAAAAACTGGAATCATCAAGTGATGACGTGGCGCTCCTTAGGGCTTATGTGGGAGACAGACCCACGTGGAGGAACCCACAGCACCCATGGAGGGTGGACTCCAAGTTCAAGCTGAAAGGAGTCCCAACTCTAATCCTTTGGGAAAATGGTGAGGTTAAAGGTCGCCTTGAAGACCATGAAGCCCATATTGAACGCAAGATTGATGCCCTAATTGCTACCAAATAA
- the LOC111904017 gene encoding uncharacterized protein LOC111904017 isoform X2 gives MSSSSFVEAEIVFRAGIMYTSTDTEIEPRLKSNPFSLSGSGFFGAISRSINLGGQTALALRLLLATFSSKISSNINRPFGDEFRAARKASEEISAQVVLGDRPIEITLERAWNSLKWKEKLSLVISVLGGITSSSDQSKINFKESTTDDSNFQLYEQLSFSYPSLLQPLIHERDTYIAWSLKRSKAVRDSKRVVGVIGRGHLNGVIYALISDLGDLRFRDLVGDRASSVNGSSSSSSWVDTIVKNLIRDTIIGVVIWVLYEQIKN, from the exons ATGTCGTCGTCGAGCTTTGTAGAAGCAG AGATCGTTTTCAGAGCAGGAATCATGTACACATCAACAGACACTGAGATCGAACCACGGCTGAAGTCTAATCCGTTTTCCTTATCCGGTTCAGGGTTCTTTGGCGCCATTAGTCGCAGCATCAACCTAG GTGGTCAAACAGCTCTAGCACTACGTCTACTGTTAGCCACATTCTCTTCCAAGATTTCCTCAAACATCAATCGCCCTTTTGGTGACGAG TTTCGCGCTGCAAGAAAAGCATCCGAAGAAATTAGTGCGCAAGTGGTACTAGGAGATCGGCCTATTGAAATAACA CTCGAAAGGGCCTGGAACTCTCTCAAATGGAAGGAAAAACTAAGCCTTGTCATCTCAGTTCTTGGTGGAATAACATCATCATCGGATCAATCCAAGATAAACTTCAAG GAATCAACCACAGATGACAGCAACTTTCAACTATATGAGCAATTGAGTTTTTCATATCCCTCATTGCTGCAACCTTTGATCCATGAACGTGACACT TATATTGCTTGGTCTTTAAAGCGAAGTAAAGCTGTAAGAGATAGTAAGAGAGTTGTAGGGGTTATTGGGAGAGGGCATCTTAATGGTGTGATTTATGCACTGATTTCTGATCTTGGAGACTTGAGGTTTCGTGATCTTGTGGGAGATAGGGCTTCTTCAGTCAatggatcatcatcatcatcatcatgggTTGATACGATTGTTAAGAACTTGATCAGAGACACGATTATTGGTGTTGTGATTTGGGTTTTATATGAGCAGATAAAGAATTGA
- the LOC111904017 gene encoding uncharacterized protein LOC111904017 isoform X3: MYTSTDTEIEPRLKSNPFSLSGSGFFGAISRSINLGGQTALALRLLLATFSSKISSNINRPFGDEFRAARKASEEISAQVVLGDRPIEITLERAWNSLKWKEKLSLVISVLGGITSSSDQSKINFKESTTDDSNFQLYEQLSFSYPSLLQPLIHERDTYIAWSLKRSKAVRDSKRVVGVIGRGHLNGVIYALISDLGDLRFRDLVGDRASSVNGSSSSSSWVDTIVKNLIRDTIIGVVIWVLYEQIKN; this comes from the exons ATGTACACATCAACAGACACTGAGATCGAACCACGGCTGAAGTCTAATCCGTTTTCCTTATCCGGTTCAGGGTTCTTTGGCGCCATTAGTCGCAGCATCAACCTAG GTGGTCAAACAGCTCTAGCACTACGTCTACTGTTAGCCACATTCTCTTCCAAGATTTCCTCAAACATCAATCGCCCTTTTGGTGACGAG TTTCGCGCTGCAAGAAAAGCATCCGAAGAAATTAGTGCGCAAGTGGTACTAGGAGATCGGCCTATTGAAATAACA CTCGAAAGGGCCTGGAACTCTCTCAAATGGAAGGAAAAACTAAGCCTTGTCATCTCAGTTCTTGGTGGAATAACATCATCATCGGATCAATCCAAGATAAACTTCAAG GAATCAACCACAGATGACAGCAACTTTCAACTATATGAGCAATTGAGTTTTTCATATCCCTCATTGCTGCAACCTTTGATCCATGAACGTGACACT TATATTGCTTGGTCTTTAAAGCGAAGTAAAGCTGTAAGAGATAGTAAGAGAGTTGTAGGGGTTATTGGGAGAGGGCATCTTAATGGTGTGATTTATGCACTGATTTCTGATCTTGGAGACTTGAGGTTTCGTGATCTTGTGGGAGATAGGGCTTCTTCAGTCAatggatcatcatcatcatcatcatgggTTGATACGATTGTTAAGAACTTGATCAGAGACACGATTATTGGTGTTGTGATTTGGGTTTTATATGAGCAGATAAAGAATTGA
- the LOC111904017 gene encoding uncharacterized protein LOC111904017 isoform X1 → MELLKSPFPIFSPNPNNFSIIRPPTHCFRTKVSIKPPPPEFDFKSEILSGSRAIIAEMHPELLDLADEGSLVVIRKSQFGPVPAWRTEFVEPEAIWLLGTNHVSEKSAVDVERVVQTVKPDNVVVELCRSRAGIMYTSTDTEIEPRLKSNPFSLSGSGFFGAISRSINLGGQTALALRLLLATFSSKISSNINRPFGDEFRAARKASEEISAQVVLGDRPIEITLERAWNSLKWKEKLSLVISVLGGITSSSDQSKINFKESTTDDSNFQLYEQLSFSYPSLLQPLIHERDTYIAWSLKRSKAVRDSKRVVGVIGRGHLNGVIYALISDLGDLRFRDLVGDRASSVNGSSSSSSWVDTIVKNLIRDTIIGVVIWVLYEQIKN, encoded by the exons ATGGAACTCCTAAAATCTCCATTCCCAATTTTCTCTCCGAACCCTAATAATTTCAGCATAATCCGACCCCCCACACATTGTTTTCGGACGAAGGTTTCAATAAAACCACCACCGCCGGAGTTCGACTTCAAGTCTGAAATCCTAAGCGGATCTAGAGCCATAATTGCTGAGATGCACCCGGAATTGCTCGATTTAGCCGATGAAGGAAGCTTAGTTGTAATCAGAAAGAGTCAGTTTGGCCCTGTTCCGGCATGGCGAACCGAGTTTGTGGAGCCTGAGGCTATTTGGTTACTCGGTACGAATCATGTTTCTGAAAAATCGGCTGTCGACGTAGAACGAGTTGTCCAGACTGTGAAACCTGACAATGTCGTCGTCGAGCTTTGTAGAAGCAG AGCAGGAATCATGTACACATCAACAGACACTGAGATCGAACCACGGCTGAAGTCTAATCCGTTTTCCTTATCCGGTTCAGGGTTCTTTGGCGCCATTAGTCGCAGCATCAACCTAG GTGGTCAAACAGCTCTAGCACTACGTCTACTGTTAGCCACATTCTCTTCCAAGATTTCCTCAAACATCAATCGCCCTTTTGGTGACGAG TTTCGCGCTGCAAGAAAAGCATCCGAAGAAATTAGTGCGCAAGTGGTACTAGGAGATCGGCCTATTGAAATAACA CTCGAAAGGGCCTGGAACTCTCTCAAATGGAAGGAAAAACTAAGCCTTGTCATCTCAGTTCTTGGTGGAATAACATCATCATCGGATCAATCCAAGATAAACTTCAAG GAATCAACCACAGATGACAGCAACTTTCAACTATATGAGCAATTGAGTTTTTCATATCCCTCATTGCTGCAACCTTTGATCCATGAACGTGACACT TATATTGCTTGGTCTTTAAAGCGAAGTAAAGCTGTAAGAGATAGTAAGAGAGTTGTAGGGGTTATTGGGAGAGGGCATCTTAATGGTGTGATTTATGCACTGATTTCTGATCTTGGAGACTTGAGGTTTCGTGATCTTGTGGGAGATAGGGCTTCTTCAGTCAatggatcatcatcatcatcatcatgggTTGATACGATTGTTAAGAACTTGATCAGAGACACGATTATTGGTGTTGTGATTTGGGTTTTATATGAGCAGATAAAGAATTGA